Proteins co-encoded in one Dendropsophus ebraccatus isolate aDenEbr1 chromosome 9, aDenEbr1.pat, whole genome shotgun sequence genomic window:
- the TVP23A gene encoding Golgi apparatus membrane protein TVP23 homolog A — translation MKQVPVDDTEDVSLDIGNEEELALRKAKIRHPLATFFHLFFRIGAIVAYLFCDWFSKSFVTCFVTILLLLSFDFWSVKNVTGRLLVGLRWWNQIDEDGKSHWIFEAKKVPPNNSTSTEVEARIFWLGLIICPMIWTVFFFSTLFSLKLKWLALVIAGISLQSANLYGYIHCKTGGQQNAGRTASRFLSQQLFQRTL, via the exons ATGAAGCAG GTCCCTGTAGATGATACTGAGGACGTGTCCCTGGATATCGGTAATGAAGAAGAACTCGCACTAAGGAAAGCAAAAATCAG GCATCCTCTGGCCacgttttttcatctattttttcgAATTGGTGCTATTGTTGCTTATTTGTTCTGTGACTGGTTCAGCAAAAGCTTTGTCACGTGTTTTGTCACCATCCTGCTTCTTCTGTCCTTTGACTTTTGGTCTGTGAAG AATGTTACTGGTAGACTACTGGTTGGGTTACGCTGGTGGAACCAGATTGATGAAGATGGAAAAAGTCAttggatttttgaagccaaaaag GTGCCTCCCAATAATTCTACATCAACGGAGGTTGAAGCACGAATCTTCTGGCTGGGTTTGATTATTTGCCCCATGATCTGGACAGTGTTCTTTTTCAGTACACTGTTTTCGTTGAAGTTAAAATGGCTG GCCTTGGTGATAGCCGGCATCTCCCTCCAGTCGGCAAATCTGTATGGGTACATTCACTGTAAAACTGGAGGTCAGCAAAACGCAGGGAGGACGGCCTCACGGTTTCTGTCTCAGCAACTCTTTCAGCGG aCTCTATAA